A single Maridesulfovibrio frigidus DSM 17176 DNA region contains:
- the csrA gene encoding carbon storage regulator CsrA, translating into MLILTRRPGEALYLDDNIKITVLSVQGRQVKLGLEIPQETTVYREEVYLKIKEQNRMALENRQQDLFAATELWQKKEKK; encoded by the coding sequence ATGCTGATTCTGACTCGGAGACCGGGCGAAGCTCTTTACCTAGATGACAATATAAAGATTACGGTATTAAGTGTTCAGGGCCGGCAGGTTAAGCTGGGCCTAGAGATACCGCAAGAAACTACTGTCTATAGGGAAGAGGTTTACCTCAAAATTAAAGAACAGAACCGTATGGCGCTTGAAAACAGACAGCAGGACCTCTTTGCTGCGACCGAATTATGGCAAAAGAAAGAAAAAAAATAA
- the fliW gene encoding flagellar assembly protein FliW, giving the protein MAKERKKIIRTRLGEREIADESIIYFSRGLIGFDDKRDFTLIQIRDDSPFLLLQSIEDPGLGLLVVDPYSFMDEYEVRLSDAEKRVLRLENVRQLGVLVTVTIPPGRPDETTLNLGGPIVINSEARRGMQVPQVDSKYPTHFRPADDESR; this is encoded by the coding sequence ATGGCAAAAGAAAGAAAAAAAATAATCAGGACTCGACTTGGAGAAAGAGAGATCGCTGACGAATCGATCATCTACTTTTCCCGTGGTCTAATCGGTTTTGACGATAAAAGAGATTTCACTCTGATTCAAATCAGAGATGATTCTCCTTTTTTATTGTTGCAGAGTATTGAGGACCCAGGGTTAGGCCTGCTCGTCGTCGACCCGTACAGCTTTATGGATGAATATGAAGTTAGACTGAGTGATGCTGAAAAAAGAGTCCTCAGGCTTGAAAATGTTCGTCAATTAGGCGTGTTAGTAACTGTAACAATTCCTCCGGGAAGACCGGATGAAACAACTTTGAATCTGGGTGGTCCTATCGTGATCAACTCGGAAGCGCGTCGAGGTATGCAGGTTCCTCAAGTGGATTCTAAATATCCCACGCACTTTCGCCCGGCAGACGATGAATCCCGTTAG
- the flgM gene encoding flagellar biosynthesis anti-sigma factor FlgM: MKINQFNNTPLKTYSESRVTNTTDKAQSQSSTSAPTSDVVNVSSQAKLLGTARQTAANSPDTREQKVNELRDQVRAGTYKPDIRKTAMNLVRDEVDFLR; this comes from the coding sequence ATGAAAATCAATCAGTTTAACAATACCCCCCTCAAAACATACTCTGAGAGTCGGGTAACGAACACTACAGATAAGGCTCAGTCACAGAGTTCAACCTCTGCGCCGACTAGTGACGTGGTTAATGTTTCGTCGCAGGCAAAGCTACTTGGCACAGCCAGGCAGACTGCTGCAAACAGCCCGGATACTAGAGAGCAGAAGGTAAATGAGCTTAGAGATCAGGTTCGCGCTGGAACCTATAAGCCGGATATCCGCAAGACGGCTATGAACCTTGTCCGCGACGAAGTAGATTTCTTGCGCTAA
- a CDS encoding DVU0524 family FlgM-associated protein, with the protein MANNPAEIRNMLRTYGKQLTSAKRLARFRRALKMSESVDVVTISRQARRRELVEKISREIIENLIVSGNENPVVSDILEQLELDFGEKYLFEYPLDGSDIQVIKETTSGIVDLPNEEKSQVMNRLWEITLEKVDRTML; encoded by the coding sequence ATGGCAAACAACCCTGCCGAAATAAGAAATATGCTGCGAACCTATGGTAAGCAGTTGACTAGCGCCAAGAGACTAGCCAGATTCAGGAGAGCCCTGAAGATGAGCGAGTCCGTTGACGTTGTCACTATTTCAAGGCAGGCAAGGCGTCGCGAGCTTGTAGAAAAGATTTCTAGAGAAATTATCGAAAATCTGATTGTTTCGGGTAATGAAAACCCAGTAGTGTCCGATATACTAGAACAGCTAGAGTTAGATTTTGGCGAAAAGTACTTATTTGAATACCCACTTGACGGAAGTGATATTCAAGTGATTAAAGAGACCACTAGTGGAATTGTAGACCTACCTAACGAAGAAAAGTCTCAAGTCATGAATAGGCTATGGGAAATAACTCTCGAAAAGGTAGACAGGACGATGCTCTAA
- a CDS encoding NAD(+)/NADH kinase, whose translation MSDSHGSVLIVTKAGGGAAAELGITISRWLAARGVQSVTVEHPAPPAHVKLLEYRENCSLVLVLGGDGTFISTAGVVIDWKIPVLGINHGRVGFLAEVSPDDWEVALENFFSNDLDISHRLVFHYEVQSGNAIVAKGVAVNDLVISRGVVARIISFDIGQKGQWIKHIRADGVIISTPTGSTAYNVSAGGPLVHPELPVMCLTPVCPFLNGIRPMVLPAERPLTIEISESSGDVYITEDGRAPYPLSTGYRITVKRHENDLLLARISSNTFFEKLRSKGFLTE comes from the coding sequence ATGTCAGACAGTCATGGTTCAGTACTTATAGTAACAAAGGCCGGAGGGGGCGCTGCTGCCGAACTTGGAATAACTATTTCAAGGTGGCTTGCTGCGCGTGGTGTACAATCTGTTACCGTTGAGCATCCGGCGCCTCCTGCTCATGTAAAGCTTCTCGAGTATCGGGAAAATTGCTCTCTTGTTCTCGTGTTAGGCGGGGATGGAACCTTCATCAGTACCGCTGGAGTCGTAATAGATTGGAAAATTCCTGTTCTTGGTATTAATCATGGCAGGGTCGGTTTTTTAGCTGAAGTTTCGCCTGACGACTGGGAAGTTGCTCTTGAGAATTTTTTCAGCAACGATCTTGATATTTCGCATCGGCTTGTATTTCATTATGAAGTACAGTCCGGCAATGCAATTGTAGCTAAAGGTGTTGCTGTAAATGATCTGGTTATTTCTCGCGGAGTAGTTGCACGTATTATTTCTTTCGATATAGGGCAGAAGGGGCAATGGATCAAACATATCCGTGCTGACGGGGTTATCATTTCAACTCCGACGGGATCTACTGCATACAATGTTTCCGCGGGGGGCCCTCTCGTACATCCTGAACTTCCTGTAATGTGCCTCACTCCCGTCTGTCCTTTCTTAAATGGTATAAGACCAATGGTTTTGCCTGCTGAAAGACCTCTTACCATTGAAATTTCCGAATCCAGCGGTGATGTGTATATAACCGAGGATGGTAGAGCTCCCTATCCGCTTAGCACCGGGTATCGCATAACTGTGAAACGACATGAAAACGACCTGTTGCTGGCTCGCATTAGCAGTAATACATTTTTTGAAAAGCTCAGAAGCAAAGGTTTTCTTACAGAGTAA